The Triticum urartu cultivar G1812 chromosome 6, Tu2.1, whole genome shotgun sequence genome includes the window GGTTATGCCCTCCGAACGGAACTCCGGTGCCCATATAAGAAGAGCCCACACTGCCACAGTCTCTCACACACTCACCACAGCACTTGTCTCCACTCCctgatcccgaagaagaagaagccataGCCCATAGCTTGCGCGAGGAaggagatggaggcgaagaagcTGAAGGGGGCGGCCACCATGGCCGCGCTGTGCGTGCTCCTCCTCCTGGCGCTGCTGCCCAGGGAGGCGGCCGCCAAGTCGGAGTTCTGCAAGTGCTTCGACGACTGCTACTCCGGGTGCGTGAACGACAACGTGCCGGGCTACGCCTGCGATGTGTTCTGCGCCAACGAGTGCAGCCCCAACACCAACCTGCAGCCCGGCTATGGCGTCGGCGTCGGCTCTGCCGCCGCCACCTGCAGGATGGCCTGCAAGATACAGATCTGTGGCCACTCAGCGGCGGCGCCGACCGGTAAGACGACGGACCATCTTGATCACAttaattcttcttcttcttcttgatgaGTTGAAAATCTGCGTGTTCTTTTCTTTTTGACAAGAATACTTCCATGTTTTGTTCTGATCGATGATTTCTGTTCTTGCATTGCAATTTCTGCAGATGCAGCTGACGCCGACGTCTGCGTGCAGAACTGCAACAGGAAGCTGAGCCAGATGGCCCAGACTGATTATCCGCCAAACCGCTCCGTTTTAggagaagagaagaagatttgaAGAGCTACCTTGTCGATCAAGGGATCAGTACATATACTATATGAATATGATGTTGAATGGCTGTGATTGTAGCAGCAACCAATAAATTGAGTATGTCGATATGTAAGGCATAATATACATAATATGAAGTTCATTTGGCTTTGATTTGGCATTTCCAAAgtttttttgtcttttttgcgacgaaaaagtgcgacctTTCCCCCCTTAACTTAACCCAGAGATGAGAAAAATTTAGGCAACTGATACAACACCCAAGGCTTCATAGCATCTTAAAAAAAAGAATGAAAAGTAGCACTGGAACCATATATTAGAGCTGGTTGTTGAGTCGCCAGCCATATACGCAGTAGCAAATAATACCAGGCTAAGGCAAGTGCAAATTCAGTTCAACTCACAAGAACTTCTTCCCAACATTCCTAACATCAGACTGAGACTACCGATGGGATTCAACATTCATTATTCAGAACAGTGCTTCTAAATATTGAGGCGCGAAGTTAACAACAAAAAACACGCAAAATAAGGGACATAAAGGTACATAGGCAAAGCAATGACAGTAGCTAGCATATGATTGATTTAATGAATGCGCATGGCACAATGACATTTCAGAGAAAAGCTCAAAACTAAACAAGGAGACATTAGGGAGATATTTAAATAAAGTTACAACTGTAAATTCAGAAATACAACTCAGTTTTGATAAACACACACACTAATAGATAGTATATAGAACACACCTACTGCCAAATTTACTGAATATTTCCAGAACAGCATATACTCATTAATATCGTATGAAAAATGAAGAACATGCACAATCAGACTATTAGCTGGTCAGAAAGGAGTCGTCATCCGGAGCTATCGTTGAAGCTTGTTCTACACAATACTGGAAGACAAATAAAGTATACTACTACTGAAAAATCACAGCCACAATACGTAAGTGATCATGATTTACTTATCTGAACAAATTTAGCCTACCAAGATGAGAGTGAGATCATTTTATTCTGGCACCAACTATCCGACTGGAATAGCATCCAGAAGCTTGTAAACTGCCTGGAAGTATTTGCTTGCTGTCATGCCAATGAAGTATGATCTCTCTCACGCGTAGCTGTACAGCTAAAGCGATACTAGTAGAGTAATGTTCAGTTGTTCACTCGACTGGTATATAAACAGCACTGGATCATAACTGAATTCTGTTTCCTTTCTACATCTACACAGGCAGACTCATAGTGGCTTGCCTACAAAAACAAAGATGAGCAGCCTTGCCATGTCTCTAATCATTTTTCAGGTCCAACATGGTTATATTTATAGTGGGTGATCAGTGATATCATCTTCAGGAATGAATACAATTTGCAAAACTGACTAGAGGACACACGTACTCCACCTGGCCTATATCCATTTGCTGAAAATACGCCGCCGCATAACCCGGCGGCGATGCTAGGGAAATCGTGTCCATTTGATTTACCAGGAGATAGCAGTACTTAATGTTCAGTTGTTCACTCAAGACTGCAGGTATACAGAAACAGCATTGTATCAAAACTGATCAACTGAATTCTGTTTCCTTTCTACATCAACACAGGCAGATTCATAGTGGCTTGCGAAAACAGAGATGAGCAGCATTCCCTTGTCTCTAATCATTTTTAGGTCCAAGGTTAGTCTCATGGAGTCATGGTGAGTGATATTCCCTCCTATCCATAATAAGTGTTGTCGTTTTAGTGGATCGGAGGGAATATTATTTTAAGAAAATGAGTACCCCTGCAAAACTGGCTACAGGACACACTCCACCTGGCTTTCATCCATTCGCCGAAAACACGCCGCCGCATAACCCGGAGCCGTGCTAGGGAAATCATGCCCATTTGATTTACCAGGAAATAGCAAAATACTACAGCACATTACAAGTTATATATCCGGGCCAAATGACGATATTGCCCTCATATCTCCAGTGCCCGTATAAGCACCCAAACTTCAACACAAACTCTCACTCTCATCACAGCAGCTCTCTCCTCCCATCCCttgatcccgaagaagaagaggCTGTAGCTTGCATGAGGAGGAAGATGGAGGCGAAGAGGTCGAGGCCGCCCACCATTGCCGCACTGTGCGTGCTCCTCCTCCTGGTGCTGCTGCCCGGGGAGGTGGCCGCCAAGTCCAAGTTCTGCAAGTGCTTCGAAGACTGCTTCCCCGGGTGCACGAACGACGACGTGCCGCGCTTCCTCTGCAAAGTGTTCTGCGCCAACAAGTGCAGCCCCAACCAGGCCGCCAGAGGCGGCGACGCCATGTGCAGGATGGCCTGCAACAAGCTGGATATCGAAATCTGCGGCTGGTTAGCAGCACCGACAGGTAAGATGTCGGACCATCTTGATCAGTGACCACATCGCGTTTGCTCCATCGAGTCTGCGTTTCCTTTTCTTCTGACAAGTGTCATTTGTGCTTCTGTTCTCATGGTTTTGCAGATGCAGCTGATGCGGCCATCTGCGTGGAAAGCTGCAACAAGAAATGGAGCCACAATTAAGGCCCACAATTAAGCTGTTACGTTTTAGGAGAAGTTAAAGGATATCTACAGTGCTTGTCGATCATGTGATCGTATATATGATGTTGAACCTCTCCGTAATTGTAGCAGCAACCAATAAAATGAGTATTCAATATGTAACGTGTAAGGCATACATACACAATATAAAGTTCATTTGGCTTTGATTTGGCATTCCCATGACTGGATCGTAACAACCAAATGTAAATCCTCTGTGTGCGACTTTGTTTTCGTTATAACTTATCGCATAGAAGCTAGCTCATAATTTTTTTCAAAtgttagccaattcataaaagaATCCAAAATTTGGGCAGCTGATCTAACATCCATGGCTTCACAGCATCTCAAAATAGAAGGAAATCGCCATCCATTTATGCAGTAGAAAATAGCACCAGGCTACTGCAGGTACAATTCAGTTCAACTTGTAGGAGCTTCTTCTTCCCAAACTCCCAGGTCAGACTATTTCATGGGATTCAACATTCATTATAGTCAGAACTGTGGTTTAAATATTGTGGTACAAAATTCAACCCGCAAAAAACAAACACGCACAAAACCACTATGATAATAACCTCAGATCTTAAACTGGTAGACTCAGCATCCATAACTGTGCCTATCAGCATAGACCAATTGCATGTAGCATCGAAGCAGGCTCATTTTCCGCATAGCGGATACTTCAGTTTCAGTAGATGATTTTGCGGCATGAATTCACAAGGGTTTGTAACATATGCAAGGTTTTCAGGTGGTGCTTGCCTGTGTAAAAGAATGAACAGATAATTTGCCGCATGTAActagaagaattttttttctgGCTTGTCTGTGTTACACTGGAATTATTACATCCAAATTGCAGAAGCTTTTAAACTGGTTGGAAGTATTTACCTCCTGCCATGTCAATGAAATCTGATTCCTCTCACGCGCAAATATATAAAAACAGCTAAAGAGATAGTACCAAACATAGGATAACCTCAACTATTATATAAAAACAGCAATGCATCAAAAACTGCATTCAATTTTCTTTCTACATCAACACAAACAGCTTCATAAGGGCTTGTCTAATCAGTTAAAGATCCGAGGGTATTCTCGTAGTGATTGATATTTTGTTCAGAAAATGAATACCATGGCAAAACTGACTACAGGACACTCCACCTGGCCATCACCCAT containing:
- the LOC125517416 gene encoding uncharacterized protein LOC125517416 — protein: MEAKKLKGAATMAALCVLLLLALLPREAAAKSEFCKCFDDCYSGCVNDNVPGYACDVFCANECSPNTNLQPGYGVGVGSAAATCRMACKIQICGHSAAAPTDAADADVCVQNCNRKLSQMAQTDYPPNRSVLGEEKKI
- the LOC125517457 gene encoding uncharacterized protein LOC125517457, with translation MRRKMEAKRSRPPTIAALCVLLLLVLLPGEVAAKSKFCKCFEDCFPGCTNDDVPRFLCKVFCANKCSPNQAARGGDAMCRMACNKLDIEICGWLAAPTDAADAAICVESCNKKWSHN